The following proteins are encoded in a genomic region of Mycobacterium sp. 155:
- the dapB gene encoding 4-hydroxy-tetrahydrodipicolinate reductase: MRVGVLGAKGKVGAAMVYGVEHAEDLTFSAGVDVGDSLSLFTDSHTDVVIDFTHPDVVMDNLKFLIDNGIHAVVGTTGFTAERLAQVQAWLKDKPQVAVLIAPNFAIGAVLCMQFAKQAAKYFDSVEIIELHHPYKADAPSGTAARTAELIAEARKGLPPNPDATSTGLEGARGAEVNGVPVHSVRLAGLVAHQEVLFGTVGETLTIRHDSLDRASFVPGVLLAVRNVRKRPGLTIGIESLLDLS; encoded by the coding sequence ATGCGAGTTGGGGTTCTGGGTGCAAAGGGAAAAGTCGGCGCGGCGATGGTGTACGGGGTCGAGCACGCCGAGGATCTGACGTTCTCGGCCGGGGTGGACGTTGGTGATTCACTGAGTCTGTTCACCGATTCCCACACCGATGTGGTCATCGACTTCACCCATCCCGACGTGGTGATGGACAATCTGAAGTTCTTGATCGACAACGGAATTCACGCCGTCGTCGGCACTACCGGCTTCACCGCGGAGCGGCTGGCCCAGGTGCAGGCATGGCTGAAGGACAAGCCCCAAGTGGCGGTGCTCATCGCGCCGAACTTCGCCATCGGCGCAGTGCTGTGCATGCAGTTCGCGAAGCAGGCCGCAAAGTACTTCGACTCGGTCGAGATCATCGAGTTGCACCATCCGTACAAGGCTGACGCGCCTTCAGGCACGGCGGCACGTACTGCTGAACTTATCGCCGAGGCGCGAAAAGGGTTGCCGCCCAACCCGGACGCCACCAGCACCGGACTTGAGGGTGCCCGTGGTGCCGAGGTCAACGGCGTGCCTGTGCATTCCGTTCGGCTGGCCGGTCTGGTGGCCCACCAGGAGGTGTTGTTCGGGACGGTGGGGGAGACCCTGACCATCCGGCACGACAGCCTGGACCGCGCGTCGTTCGTCCCCGGCGTGCTGCTAGCGGTGCGGAATGTGCGGAAGCGGCCCGGGCTCACCATCGGCATTGAGTCGCTCCTCGACCTCTCGTGA